A portion of the Glycine max cultivar Williams 82 chromosome 10, Glycine_max_v4.0, whole genome shotgun sequence genome contains these proteins:
- the LOC102662024 gene encoding uncharacterized protein → MKEIFTKKGKYIDNESIMVGGNYSAVIQRKLPKKFEDPGSMTIPCTIGKELVGKALIDLGASINLMPMSMCRRIGNLKIEPTRMTLQLAYRSIIRPFGVVVDILVKVHQLTFSVDFVIMDIEEDAEIPLILGRPFMVTAKCVVDMGKGNLEMSVEDQKSTYNLFKGIKHPSDSKTCFKVEEIEQKANPVGGRLNSVVLEEDKAKPVENHADSSRVFLGPIQVKI, encoded by the coding sequence ATGAAAGAGATCTTCACCAAGAAGGGGAAGTACATTGACAATGAAAGTATTATGGTGGGAGGCAACTACAGCGCAGTGATACAAAGGAAGCTGCCTAAGAAATTCGAAGACCCCGGGAGTATGACTATCCCTTGCACTATAGGGAAGGAGTTGGTAGGAAAGGCCCTCATTGACTTAGGAGCAAGTATCAATTTGATGCCCATGTCAATGTGTAGGAGAATTGGAAACCTAAAGATTGAACCTACAAGGATGACACTCCAGTTGGCATACCGCTCCATCATAAGACCATTCGGGGTAGTTGTAGACATCCTGGTCAAAGTCCATCAACTCACTTTTTCGGTGGACTTTGTAATCATGGACATTGAAGAAGATGCTGAAATCCCCTTGATTCTAGGTCGGCCTTTCATGGTGACTGCAAAGTGTGTTGTAGACATGGGGAAGGGTAATTTGGAGATGAGTGTGGAAGACCAAAAATCCACATACAACTTGTTTAAGGGAATTAAGCATCCTAGTGATAGCAAGACTTGTTTTAAGGTGGAGGAAATTGAGCAAAAAGCTAACCCCGTTGGGGGGCGCCTAAATTCTGTGGTCCTAGAAGAAGATAAAGCCAAGCCAGTTGAGAATCATGCAGACTCTTCTAGGGTCTTTTTAGGGCCAATACAGGTCAAGATTTGA